The Fusobacterium necrophorum subsp. necrophorum genome has a window encoding:
- a CDS encoding aldolase/citrate lyase family protein encodes MRLRRSMLFVPATKPGLMRDAYVYKPDSVMFDLEDSVAITEKDSARILLFHMLKKFGSFYKEMGIETVVRINALDTEFGVEDLEAVVRAGIEVVRIPKTDTPEDVRKVEAHIERIEKEAGIPVGTTKIMVAIESPLGALNALEIAKSSPRLIGMAIGGEDYVTNLKTTRSPEGIEMLMGRAMVVMAAKSAGIAALDSVYSDIDNQEGFVKEATMIKQMGFDGKSLIHPSQIELIHQVYTPDEKSLRKSVKIMKATEQAFKEGKGVFTVDGKMIDKPIIERAQHVLSLAKAAGLNWEEEDA; translated from the coding sequence ATGAGACTAAGAAGATCGATGTTATTTGTTCCGGCAACAAAACCGGGACTAATGAGAGATGCTTATGTGTATAAGCCGGATTCCGTTATGTTTGACTTAGAAGATTCCGTGGCAATCACGGAAAAAGATTCTGCTAGAATTTTATTATTTCATATGTTGAAAAAATTTGGATCATTTTATAAAGAAATGGGAATTGAAACGGTAGTACGAATCAATGCCTTGGACACAGAATTTGGAGTGGAAGATTTGGAAGCCGTTGTAAGAGCAGGAATTGAAGTAGTCAGAATCCCAAAAACAGATACTCCGGAAGATGTAAGAAAAGTGGAAGCTCATATTGAAAGAATAGAGAAAGAAGCAGGAATTCCGGTAGGAACTACAAAAATAATGGTAGCGATTGAAAGTCCTTTAGGAGCTTTGAATGCTTTGGAAATCGCAAAATCATCTCCGAGATTGATTGGAATGGCAATCGGAGGAGAAGACTATGTAACAAACTTAAAAACAACACGTTCTCCGGAAGGAATTGAAATGTTAATGGGAAGAGCTATGGTAGTTATGGCAGCGAAATCAGCAGGAATTGCGGCCCTGGATTCTGTATATTCCGATATTGATAATCAAGAAGGATTTGTAAAAGAAGCGACGATGATTAAACAAATGGGCTTTGACGGAAAATCTTTGATTCATCCTAGCCAAATTGAGCTAATTCATCAGGTATATACGCCGGATGAAAAATCATTAAGGAAATCCGTGAAAATTATGAAGGCAACAGAACAAGCTTTCAAAGAAGGAAAAGGAGTTTTCACAGTTGATGGAAAAATGATTGATAAACCCATCATTGAAAGAGCACAACATGTATTAAGTCTAGCCAAAGCAGCCGGATTGAATTGGGAAGAGGAGGATGCGTAA
- the citF gene encoding citrate lyase subunit alpha, protein MKEVRVNEALLASIKGYEKRKAYVSPFAFQPEGTIEEAREFKGQVRRTKVLSSLEEAIRKSGLKDGMTISFHHHFRDGDKVLPMVMEVIATMGFKDLRVAASSFTGAHDCMVDYIEKGVVTRIESSGLRGKLAQAISNGVLASPAVIRSHGGRARAIVEGDLKIDVAFLGVPSSDCMGNANGVVGKSVCGSLGYAMVDAQYAKKVVLITDTLVEYPNHPISIPQTQVDFVVEVEEIGDPNGIMSGATRFTKNPKELLIAKNVVKAMIASGYFVDGFSMQTGSGGAALAVTRFIKEEMLKRGISCSYALGGITAAFASLLEEGLVKKIFDVQDFDLGGVASITKNALHQEISADFYASPFNKSAAVNKLDFVVLSALEIDRDFNVNVISGSNGVIRAASGGHSDAAACAKMSIIVAPLLRGRLPIVIDRVTTVVTPGETVDVLVTELGVTVNPLRPDLKANFEKAGMELIEMDSLIERAKFLAGEPKKAEFSDEVVAVVEYRDGSILDVIRKIK, encoded by the coding sequence ATGAAAGAAGTAAGAGTAAATGAAGCTTTATTGGCTTCTATCAAAGGATATGAAAAGAGAAAAGCTTATGTTTCTCCTTTCGCCTTTCAACCCGAAGGGACTATAGAGGAAGCAAGAGAATTCAAAGGACAGGTAAGAAGAACAAAAGTGCTTTCTTCTTTAGAGGAAGCGATTCGAAAATCGGGATTAAAAGACGGGATGACCATCTCTTTTCATCATCATTTTCGAGATGGGGATAAAGTTCTTCCTATGGTGATGGAAGTCATTGCAACTATGGGCTTTAAAGATTTACGAGTTGCGGCAAGTTCTTTTACAGGGGCTCACGACTGTATGGTGGATTATATTGAAAAAGGAGTGGTAACCCGAATTGAATCAAGCGGATTGAGAGGCAAGTTAGCACAGGCCATTTCGAACGGTGTGTTAGCCTCTCCGGCAGTGATTCGTTCTCATGGAGGAAGAGCTAGGGCTATTGTAGAAGGAGATTTGAAAATTGATGTCGCTTTCTTAGGCGTTCCTTCTTCTGACTGTATGGGAAATGCGAATGGAGTGGTTGGGAAGTCTGTTTGCGGATCTTTAGGATATGCTATGGTGGATGCACAATATGCAAAGAAAGTGGTGTTGATTACGGATACTTTAGTAGAGTATCCAAATCATCCAATCAGTATTCCGCAAACACAAGTTGACTTTGTCGTGGAAGTAGAAGAAATTGGAGACCCCAATGGAATTATGTCCGGAGCAACTCGGTTTACAAAGAATCCAAAAGAACTGTTGATTGCAAAAAATGTAGTAAAAGCTATGATTGCGTCGGGATATTTTGTAGATGGCTTCTCCATGCAAACAGGATCAGGAGGGGCGGCTCTTGCAGTTACTCGATTTATAAAAGAAGAAATGTTAAAGAGAGGAATTAGCTGCAGCTATGCTTTAGGTGGAATTACAGCAGCCTTTGCTTCTTTGTTGGAAGAAGGCTTAGTAAAGAAAATTTTTGATGTACAGGACTTTGATTTAGGAGGGGTCGCTTCTATTACCAAAAATGCCTTACATCAAGAAATTAGTGCGGATTTCTATGCAAGTCCGTTTAACAAGTCGGCAGCTGTGAATAAATTAGATTTCGTAGTGTTAAGTGCTTTGGAAATTGATAGAGACTTTAATGTCAATGTAATTTCCGGATCCAATGGAGTGATTCGAGCAGCTTCGGGAGGGCATTCGGATGCGGCAGCCTGTGCGAAAATGTCCATCATTGTAGCTCCATTATTGAGAGGAAGGCTACCTATTGTGATTGACAGAGTAACTACGGTAGTAACTCCGGGAGAAACCGTAGATGTGTTAGTAACGGAATTGGGAGTTACGGTAAATCCATTAAGACCGGATTTAAAAGCTAATTTTGAAAAAGCGGGAATGGAATTGATTGAAATGGACAGTTTGATTGAAAGAGCGAAATTTTTAGCCGGAGAACCAAAGAAAGCGGAATTTAGCGATGAAGTTGTCGCTGTCGTGGAATATCGAGATGGAAGTATCCTTGATGTCATTAGAAAAATAAAATAG
- a CDS encoding sigma 54-interacting transcriptional regulator, with product MRYEEKNRYQYIFNKVFDMSEDGFIVVDPQGIVTDINERYCNFFKTTKEQVIGKSILNIIPNSKMLDIVSKTYTEESVVHTYIAGAPAGEKVIVSRSYVEDEVGKVIAGVAQVKFKVASLETTKRLLEEYSTLNYYKEQYTALQKSNYGFDSIIGNDTNFIMQKLKSLKVAKTSFSILLTGETGTGKEVFARAIHNSSERSKNPMISINCAAIPNDLLESELFGYEEGAFTGAKKGGKKGKFLLANHSTIFLDEIGDMPLPMQAKLLRVLEEKKIDPIGSIKSIPVDIRVISATKKNLQKMVLDGEFREDLFYRLNVINIEMIPLRNRRDDILLLSEYFLNKLNNEYRTNIAFSPEVQLCFYSYDWPGNIRELDNVIKSAYAVCNENFIQIPDLPSRIVEFINHDSISPQKLSYHEAMNQYQEKLLKYYLKQSKGNIQQAAKLSKIHPSLFYKKIQKYQLNKHKFTED from the coding sequence ATGAGGTATGAAGAAAAAAATCGATATCAATATATTTTTAATAAAGTATTTGACATGAGTGAAGACGGATTTATTGTAGTAGATCCCCAAGGAATCGTTACAGATATCAACGAAAGATATTGTAATTTTTTTAAAACCACAAAAGAGCAAGTAATCGGCAAAAGTATTTTAAATATCATTCCCAATTCCAAAATGTTAGATATCGTCAGCAAGACTTATACGGAAGAAAGTGTTGTTCATACCTATATTGCCGGAGCCCCGGCAGGAGAAAAAGTTATTGTTAGTCGATCCTATGTAGAAGATGAAGTTGGAAAAGTTATTGCAGGGGTTGCTCAAGTAAAATTCAAAGTTGCAAGTTTAGAGACTACCAAGAGACTTCTAGAAGAATATTCTACTTTGAATTATTATAAAGAGCAGTATACCGCTTTACAAAAAAGTAATTATGGATTTGATTCTATCATTGGGAATGATACAAATTTTATCATGCAAAAATTAAAAAGTTTAAAAGTAGCCAAAACTTCCTTTTCTATTCTATTAACAGGAGAAACAGGAACAGGGAAAGAAGTTTTTGCTCGTGCAATTCATAACAGCAGTGAGCGTAGCAAAAATCCTATGATTAGTATTAACTGTGCCGCTATTCCTAATGATTTACTGGAATCTGAACTTTTTGGTTATGAAGAAGGAGCTTTTACAGGAGCTAAAAAAGGGGGAAAAAAAGGAAAATTTTTATTGGCAAATCATTCCACTATTTTCTTAGATGAAATCGGAGATATGCCTCTTCCTATGCAGGCAAAATTGCTTCGAGTTTTGGAAGAAAAAAAGATAGATCCTATTGGATCCATAAAATCTATCCCTGTTGATATTCGTGTTATTTCAGCTACAAAAAAGAATTTACAAAAAATGGTTTTAGACGGAGAATTTCGAGAAGATCTATTCTATAGGCTCAACGTCATTAATATTGAAATGATTCCTCTTCGTAATCGACGAGATGATATCCTGCTTTTATCAGAATACTTTTTAAATAAACTAAATAATGAATACAGAACTAATATTGCTTTTTCTCCTGAGGTTCAACTCTGCTTTTATTCTTATGATTGGCCTGGGAATATACGAGAACTTGATAATGTAATAAAAAGTGCCTATGCGGTTTGTAATGAAAATTTTATTCAAATTCCCGATTTGCCGTCAAGAATTGTAGAGTTTATCAATCATGATTCTATAAGCCCTCAAAAATTAAGTTATCATGAAGCTATGAATCAATACCAAGAAAAGTTATTAAAATATTACTTGAAACAAAGCAAGGGAAATATACAACAAGCTGCAAAATTATCAAAAATTCATCCAAGTCTGTTTTATAAAAAAATCCAAAAATATCAGTTAAATAAACATAAATTTACAGAAGACTAA
- a CDS encoding enoyl-CoA hydratase-related protein, whose protein sequence is MKLGELKYVKVKVEGKIAFVTMDRPSAMNALNNETLSELLNIIEWIKEKEEIWGVIITGNGKAFVAGADISQMKDYSAEEGRKYANYAQKIFNQLEDLEKPVLAAVNGYALGGGCELAMSCDLRIASSEAVFGQPEVNLGVIPCFGGTQRLSRLVGTGRAKEFIYTARFISAEEAYQIGLVNKVVTREELLIEAKNMMNSILEKAPIAIRYAKVAINSGMDLDLANALELEKDVAALTFATSDKKEGMYAFLEKRKAKFENK, encoded by the coding sequence ATGAAGTTAGGGGAATTGAAATATGTAAAGGTAAAAGTTGAGGGAAAAATAGCTTTTGTTACTATGGATCGGCCAAGTGCCATGAATGCATTAAATAATGAAACGCTAAGTGAATTATTGAATATTATTGAATGGATTAAAGAAAAGGAAGAGATTTGGGGAGTGATTATTACCGGAAACGGAAAAGCATTTGTAGCAGGTGCCGATATTTCTCAAATGAAAGATTATTCTGCAGAAGAGGGGCGTAAATATGCTAACTATGCACAAAAAATTTTTAATCAATTAGAAGATTTGGAAAAGCCTGTATTAGCTGCAGTAAATGGGTATGCATTAGGTGGAGGTTGTGAATTAGCCATGAGTTGTGATTTAAGAATTGCTTCCAGTGAAGCTGTTTTTGGACAACCGGAAGTGAATTTAGGTGTCATTCCTTGTTTTGGAGGAACTCAAAGACTTTCTAGGCTCGTTGGAACAGGAAGGGCAAAAGAATTTATTTATACAGCCAGATTCATTAGTGCTGAAGAAGCTTATCAAATTGGCTTAGTCAATAAAGTAGTAACTCGAGAGGAATTACTAATAGAAGCTAAAAATATGATGAATAGCATTTTAGAAAAAGCTCCTATTGCAATTCGATATGCAAAAGTAGCCATTAATTCCGGAATGGATTTAGATTTAGCAAATGCCTTAGAGTTAGAAAAAGATGTCGCTGCTTTAACCTTTGCAACTTCTGATAAAAAAGAAGGGATGTATGCCTTTTTAGAAAAGAGAAAAGCAAAATTCGAGAATAAATAA
- a CDS encoding GntP family permease — protein sequence MDGETILSLLGIIAAMVLLVVLVMRGVNIFLIAFICTAVVALTGKINLYEAYKTNYMDGFVGFLKANFFVFLTGTLMGKAMEVTKGAKSIAKMLIDGLGSDKALIAIPLACGILGYGGVSAFVISFAVFPIALQVFHEADLPRKYIPAALCFGCSTFAMIAPGAPQIHNAIVANAMNTSIMAGAVNGFVTCFAMLVIGCIWLYRMVKKEKQNGAHFVAKEGDTFSDSEEKLPKGMLALCPLIITVLLINIKRNGENIVHLETGLFIGTLLTILLMHHFIQKEELIADIGVAMKSSVISITNTCAVVGFGGVVKAALAFPAVVNAMTNIPGPATSGVALGTMVIAGICGSASGGLGIAAPLLGPVFLAKGVGVGAIARIMAISSSSLDSLPHNGYIVTVTNGVCNETHKDAYGAVFKLTVIVPLLATVLAVILFTLFPNLP from the coding sequence ATGGACGGAGAAACTATTTTAAGTCTTCTAGGAATTATAGCTGCAATGGTTCTTTTGGTGGTGCTGGTTATGCGAGGAGTAAATATTTTCCTAATTGCATTTATTTGTACGGCTGTAGTGGCATTAACAGGAAAAATTAACTTGTATGAAGCGTATAAAACAAATTATATGGACGGTTTTGTTGGATTTTTAAAAGCCAATTTCTTTGTGTTTCTAACAGGAACCTTAATGGGAAAAGCTATGGAAGTTACGAAGGGAGCAAAGTCTATTGCTAAAATGTTAATTGATGGACTAGGTTCGGATAAAGCACTTATTGCAATTCCATTGGCTTGCGGAATTTTAGGCTATGGAGGAGTAAGTGCCTTTGTTATCAGTTTTGCTGTGTTTCCTATTGCGTTACAAGTTTTCCATGAGGCTGATTTGCCTAGGAAATATATTCCTGCGGCTTTATGTTTTGGATGTTCTACTTTCGCAATGATCGCTCCTGGAGCTCCACAAATTCATAATGCTATTGTTGCAAATGCGATGAATACAAGCATTATGGCAGGAGCAGTGAATGGCTTTGTTACCTGTTTTGCTATGTTAGTGATTGGTTGTATTTGGTTATACAGAATGGTAAAAAAAGAAAAACAAAATGGAGCACACTTTGTGGCAAAAGAGGGAGATACCTTTTCGGATTCTGAGGAAAAACTTCCGAAAGGAATGCTTGCATTATGTCCCTTAATTATTACAGTACTATTGATTAATATTAAAAGGAACGGCGAAAATATTGTTCATTTAGAAACAGGTTTATTTATAGGTACCTTGTTGACAATTCTTTTGATGCATCATTTTATTCAGAAGGAAGAATTGATTGCAGATATTGGAGTAGCAATGAAAAGCAGTGTAATCTCAATTACAAATACTTGCGCAGTCGTTGGATTTGGAGGAGTTGTAAAAGCAGCTTTAGCCTTCCCGGCAGTTGTAAATGCGATGACAAATATTCCGGGACCGGCAACTTCAGGAGTAGCACTAGGAACAATGGTTATTGCAGGGATTTGTGGATCTGCATCCGGAGGATTAGGAATAGCGGCTCCATTATTAGGACCCGTATTTTTGGCAAAAGGTGTGGGAGTAGGAGCTATTGCACGTATTATGGCAATTTCTTCCTCTTCATTAGATTCTTTACCACATAATGGATATATTGTTACCGTAACAAATGGAGTCTGTAATGAAACACATAAAGATGCTTATGGAGCAGTTTTTAAATTAACTGTGATTGTTCCATTGTTAGCGACTGTTTTAGCTGTCATTTTATTTACATTATTCCCTAATTTACCATAG
- a CDS encoding CoA transferase, with protein sequence MKQPLKGVKVIDLTYFVAGPGTGRILADWGADVIKVEPSFGDPGRKTGATMTMPIADDAVNPFYSVYNANKRGISINLKSKEGLKIMDKLLSESNVFLTSYRTGALERLGLDYETLSRKHPHIVWAQVNGFGDHGPAKDKPGFDTVAFWARSGAMLDITEPGTTVNPPIGFGDATTSCSLSGGICAALYEQLKTGKGQKVMVSLFGQAIWNLSALIASTQFADVYPKTRKNAITPVINSYQCKDGKWIFLSILEHERYYKALCQVIEREDLSEDSRFSNPIAIKENAPEFISIMDEAFAKYTQAEMVEKLLAADIAHEKIQHVQEVLSDAQAIENNYIYEFENRDHSKNMMAMSPIKFNTIDVRIDKDAPFIGEHNDEVLLELGYTKEEIIDFYAKDILAKK encoded by the coding sequence ATGAAACAACCATTAAAAGGAGTAAAAGTGATTGATTTAACATATTTTGTTGCAGGACCGGGAACAGGAAGAATTTTAGCTGATTGGGGAGCAGATGTCATCAAAGTAGAACCAAGTTTTGGAGATCCGGGAAGAAAAACCGGAGCAACGATGACTATGCCGATAGCTGATGATGCGGTGAATCCATTTTACAGTGTATATAATGCCAACAAAAGAGGAATTTCGATTAATTTAAAATCAAAGGAAGGATTGAAAATCATGGATAAGTTATTATCGGAATCGAATGTTTTCTTAACAAGTTATAGAACCGGGGCATTAGAAAGATTAGGTTTGGATTATGAAACATTATCCCGAAAGCATCCTCATATTGTTTGGGCACAAGTGAACGGATTTGGAGATCACGGTCCGGCAAAAGATAAGCCGGGATTTGATACAGTGGCATTCTGGGCAAGAAGTGGGGCAATGCTAGATATTACAGAACCGGGAACAACTGTAAATCCACCTATAGGATTCGGAGATGCAACAACGTCATGTAGTTTATCCGGAGGAATCTGTGCAGCCTTATATGAACAATTGAAGACGGGAAAAGGGCAAAAAGTTATGGTATCTCTTTTTGGACAGGCAATTTGGAATTTAAGTGCTTTAATTGCTTCAACTCAATTTGCAGATGTGTATCCAAAGACTAGAAAAAATGCAATTACACCGGTGATTAATTCATATCAATGTAAAGATGGTAAATGGATTTTCTTAAGTATCTTAGAACATGAAAGATATTATAAAGCTTTATGTCAAGTGATAGAAAGAGAAGATTTATCAGAAGATTCAAGATTTTCTAATCCCATTGCAATAAAAGAAAATGCTCCGGAATTCATCAGTATTATGGATGAGGCTTTCGCAAAATATACACAAGCGGAAATGGTAGAAAAATTGTTAGCAGCAGATATAGCACATGAAAAAATACAACATGTACAGGAAGTTTTATCTGATGCACAAGCTATTGAAAATAACTACATTTATGAATTTGAAAATAGAGATCACAGTAAAAATATGATGGCGATGTCACCCATTAAATTTAATACTATTGATGTAAGGATTGATAAAGATGCTCCCTTCATTGGAGAACACAATGATGAAGTTTTATTAGAACTTGGATATACAAAAGAAGAAATTATAGACTTTTATGCAAAAGATATTCTTGCTAAGAAATAG
- the acrC gene encoding acryloyl-CoA reductase, with translation MEIKFNEVELKIREVAKKFAETEVAPIAEEIDRDSIYPEETFQKMVKCGFTGIGIPVEYGGSGGGDIIKCIVVEEIAKKCASTAGILSIHGIFGQSILKFGSEEQKKFYLPQVTNGGKHGAFALTEPDAGSDAGAAKTRAVKDGEEYIINGTKCFITGGATADYVLVFALTDPSKGLKGLSAIVVEKGTPGFTIGKKEDKMGIQASETSELVFDHCRVPVKNLIGSEGQGFKIAMIMLDGARIGVGAQALGIAEGALEESIKYMKERVQFGKPISALQGLQWYIAEMGTKIECAKWMLYRAASLKEQGVPHTKEAAMAKLNAAETARFVTNLALQIHGGYGYMKDYPLERMLRDAKITEIYEGTSEIHKVIIARALLG, from the coding sequence ATGGAAATAAAATTTAATGAAGTAGAGTTAAAAATTAGAGAAGTTGCGAAGAAATTTGCAGAAACAGAAGTAGCTCCCATTGCAGAAGAAATTGATAGAGATTCTATTTATCCTGAAGAAACATTTCAAAAAATGGTAAAGTGCGGATTTACGGGAATTGGAATACCTGTGGAATATGGGGGATCCGGTGGAGGAGATATTATCAAATGTATTGTAGTGGAAGAAATTGCGAAAAAGTGTGCTTCTACAGCAGGAATTTTATCTATCCACGGAATCTTTGGACAATCTATTTTGAAATTCGGTTCGGAAGAACAAAAAAAATTCTATTTACCTCAAGTGACAAATGGAGGCAAACATGGTGCCTTTGCTTTAACAGAACCGGATGCAGGATCAGATGCAGGAGCTGCGAAAACGAGAGCTGTGAAAGATGGAGAAGAATATATTATCAATGGTACAAAATGCTTTATTACCGGAGGAGCAACTGCGGACTATGTTCTCGTGTTTGCTCTTACAGATCCTTCAAAAGGCTTAAAAGGTTTAAGTGCAATTGTGGTAGAGAAAGGAACACCCGGATTTACGATTGGAAAAAAAGAAGATAAAATGGGAATTCAAGCATCTGAAACTTCAGAACTGGTATTTGATCATTGTAGAGTTCCTGTCAAAAATTTAATTGGCAGTGAAGGTCAAGGATTTAAAATTGCAATGATTATGTTAGATGGAGCAAGAATTGGAGTTGGAGCACAAGCATTAGGAATAGCAGAAGGAGCTCTTGAAGAAAGTATCAAATACATGAAAGAGAGAGTACAATTTGGAAAACCGATTTCTGCATTACAAGGATTACAATGGTATATTGCTGAAATGGGAACAAAAATAGAATGTGCAAAATGGATGCTATATAGAGCTGCGAGTTTAAAAGAACAGGGAGTGCCGCATACGAAAGAAGCGGCAATGGCAAAATTGAATGCCGCAGAAACTGCAAGATTTGTGACCAATTTGGCTCTTCAAATTCATGGAGGTTATGGATACATGAAAGATTATCCATTAGAAAGAATGTTACGAGATGCCAAAATAACTGAAATTTATGAAGGAACTTCTGAAATTCATAAAGTTATTATTGCAAGAGCATTATTAGGGTAG
- a CDS encoding electron transfer flavoprotein subunit beta/FixA family protein, translating into MRIVVCIKQVPDTNEVRINQETGTLIRTGVPSIMNPDDKNALEEALTLKDKYGAEVVVITMGPLQAKEILNEALSMGADRAYLISDRKFGGSDTWATATILAAAIEKVGNYDIVFCGRQAIDGDTAQVGPEIAEFLGLPQITYVKSIELKENSTLEVCRFTEYGDYIYHVQMPVVLTAIKELNIPRYPTISGIIQNYGEEKKENIETIDFSNLPVDETQIGLKGSPTNVLKSFVPVKNKVSEMIEGDTAKEKTDKLVMKLSAIHLI; encoded by the coding sequence ATGAGAATAGTAGTATGTATAAAACAAGTTCCAGATACAAACGAAGTTAGAATCAATCAAGAAACAGGAACATTAATTCGAACTGGGGTACCTAGCATCATGAATCCCGATGATAAAAATGCTCTAGAAGAAGCGTTGACTTTAAAGGATAAATATGGAGCAGAAGTTGTGGTAATCACTATGGGACCATTGCAAGCAAAAGAAATTTTAAACGAAGCATTGAGTATGGGGGCGGATAGAGCTTATTTAATAAGTGATCGTAAATTTGGAGGATCTGATACTTGGGCAACAGCAACCATTCTAGCCGCAGCGATAGAAAAAGTAGGGAATTATGATATTGTCTTTTGTGGAAGGCAGGCAATTGATGGAGATACTGCACAAGTAGGACCGGAAATTGCAGAATTTTTAGGATTACCACAAATTACTTATGTAAAAAGTATAGAATTAAAAGAAAACAGTACGTTGGAAGTATGCCGATTTACAGAATATGGTGATTACATTTACCATGTTCAAATGCCCGTAGTATTAACTGCCATTAAAGAATTAAATATTCCGAGATACCCAACAATTTCTGGAATCATACAAAATTATGGAGAAGAAAAGAAGGAAAACATTGAAACAATCGATTTCTCAAACCTTCCGGTAGATGAAACACAAATTGGATTGAAAGGTTCCCCAACAAATGTATTGAAATCATTTGTACCTGTAAAAAATAAGGTATCGGAAATGATAGAAGGGGATACTGCAAAAGAAAAAACGGATAAATTAGTTATGAAATTATCTGCAATCCATTTGATATAA
- a CDS encoding electron transfer flavoprotein subunit alpha/FixB family protein has protein sequence MRAKVNQNINLEDYKGIYVIGEQIEGEIHPVTVELIGEAKKLASDTRKKLTVVIAGYGVEKNAKKLLHYEVDEVIYLEHSLLKDYITDSYAIAISDLIHERKPEIVLIGATSIGRDLGPRLAAKLGTGLTADCTKLEIDVKDGKLLQTRPAFGGNLMATIICPKNRPQMSTVRPGVMEKAKYSEKIKGNFEKISPRIEEKDIRTKFVKKESLREKRVNLIDAKVVVSGGRGVKDKNGFELIQKLADVFKGEVGSSRAAVDAGWIESVHQVGQTGTTVHPDLYIACGISGAIQHQAGMQDSKYIIAINRDPSAPIFKICDYGIVGDLFEIIPSLLKSIEEKNFLDL, from the coding sequence ATGAGAGCAAAAGTAAATCAAAATATCAATTTAGAAGATTATAAAGGAATTTATGTTATTGGAGAACAAATAGAAGGAGAAATTCATCCAGTAACCGTTGAATTAATTGGAGAAGCTAAAAAACTGGCATCGGATACAAGGAAAAAGCTTACAGTAGTGATAGCAGGATACGGTGTGGAAAAAAATGCAAAAAAGCTATTACATTATGAAGTGGATGAAGTTATATATTTGGAACATTCCTTGTTGAAAGATTACATTACAGATTCTTATGCAATTGCAATTTCAGATTTAATTCATGAAAGAAAACCGGAAATTGTTTTGATTGGAGCAACTTCCATCGGAAGAGATTTGGGACCGAGACTAGCTGCGAAATTAGGAACAGGCTTAACTGCAGATTGTACAAAATTAGAAATTGATGTGAAGGATGGTAAATTATTACAAACGAGACCGGCATTTGGCGGAAATTTAATGGCAACCATTATCTGTCCTAAAAATAGACCTCAAATGTCTACTGTAAGACCGGGAGTTATGGAAAAAGCAAAATATTCGGAAAAAATAAAAGGAAATTTTGAAAAAATATCTCCAAGGATTGAAGAAAAAGATATAAGGACAAAATTTGTAAAAAAAGAAAGCTTAAGAGAGAAAAGAGTAAATTTAATAGATGCCAAGGTTGTTGTTTCCGGCGGGAGAGGAGTGAAAGATAAAAATGGGTTTGAACTGATTCAAAAATTAGCAGATGTGTTCAAGGGAGAAGTAGGATCATCCAGAGCTGCTGTTGATGCTGGCTGGATAGAATCTGTGCACCAAGTAGGACAAACAGGAACTACAGTTCATCCTGATTTATACATTGCATGTGGTATTAGTGGAGCCATTCAACATCAAGCTGGAATGCAAGATTCAAAATATATTATAGCGATTAACCGGGATCCAAGTGCACCAATCTTTAAGATTTGTGATTATGGAATTGTGGGCGATCTATTCGAAATCATTCCTTCTCTTTTAAAATCCATAGAAGAAAAAAATTTCTTAGACTTATAG
- a CDS encoding MaoC family dehydratase, with amino-acid sequence MSYLDENSLNMSGYSIQDIFIGMKKSVSKTISESDVYTYAGLIGDINPIHVNEEYAKTTRFGKRIAHGMLTASLFSTIVGMLIPGVDAIYLGQTCKFVLPVYIGDTVTATGVVTKLIPEKRIAVMETIVTNQKGEIVVTGEATVMATKPIE; translated from the coding sequence ATGTCTTATCTAGATGAAAATAGTTTAAATATGAGTGGATATAGTATTCAAGACATTTTTATTGGAATGAAAAAAAGTGTTTCTAAAACCATTTCTGAATCGGATGTCTACACCTATGCCGGATTAATTGGAGATATTAATCCTATTCATGTCAATGAAGAATATGCAAAGACAACGAGATTTGGAAAAAGAATTGCTCATGGGATGTTAACGGCATCTCTGTTTTCAACCATTGTCGGAATGCTAATTCCGGGAGTAGATGCAATTTATTTAGGTCAAACGTGTAAATTTGTATTGCCAGTTTATATAGGGGATACGGTTACTGCAACAGGAGTCGTTACCAAACTTATACCGGAAAAGAGAATTGCTGTCATGGAAACTATAGTTACGAATCAAAAAGGAGAAATCGTAGTTACAGGGGAAGCTACAGTGATGGCGACAAAGCCTATAGAATAG